The Chitinophagales bacterium genomic sequence TATTTACCGGAGTAATTTGTTTAAACCTATAACATGCCTTAACTGCAATAGTTGCGCAATATATATACAAGGATTGTTAAAATGTTGCCAAAAGAAAAGATGTAGCTAATGGTCCCTTCCTATATTATCGTAATAAATGACAACACCTCCGGAACTGTTGGGCCCTACATAAGTAAAACGATCATAGATCATAACAGTATCCGCTACGTAATCATAATATACTTTCATCTCTGTATAATCCTGTTGATAGGAATATACATGTACCGTGTTGCTTGATAGTTTTTTGTTGTATGTCAAGTCCGTTTCGGGAGCATTGCAGCCGGGTATTTTAGCCAGGTGAATCGTTAATGGATTGATATACTGTATGTTGACAGCCTGGTCGGGCAACTGGTACGTAGTATCATACCCTCCACCTTTTACAATATGTGTAAACTTAAATGTGCGTGTACCGGCAATATTTTCTGCATTGACAGGCCTGCCTGAAATCTGTATCTGGTAATAACCCGACGCATTGTAGTTGTTGTTTATTTTCAGACTGAGATTGTAGAGACCTGTGTCTTTGTATATATGAACAGGCGCAGGCTCTTCTGAGGTCTGGCCATCTCCGAAACTCCAGAGGAACTTAGTACCCTCAGGTATTGTACCAAAGCTCTGTTTAGGTTCGAAAACAATTTTTTCGCCCACCAGGAGTAATCCTGTATATCCGAAGTAAATCGGGTAGCCTACGCCTATCTCCCTGGTTACTGTATTAGCCGTATCACCATCAACAGTAAGACTGATCGTATAAAAACCTTTTTTATTGTATTGATGCGCAGGTTTCAACTCTGCAGAAGTGGAACCGTCGCCAAAGTCCCACAATAGTTTCTTATCTGTTACATTCGACGTAAAAGTGATCGTCCTGTCGGAAACAGTTTCGTCTGACCAGGTAAAATCATAGGGCGGAGTCGTCCCATCCCCTTCTTCCTCTTTGGTTTCCTTTTCAGGAATAACATTGCTTTTTTGATTTTGGCAGCCGGTAGCTACCAAAACAAAGGTTAGGGCTATTAATAGGATCCAAGTATAGCGTATCATAAGGATGTAAATATCAGCATAATATTAATCACAATATCTATGCCATAATATCAATATTTCTTTTCTTAAGTCCAATAGAATAAATGATCAGCTGTTTATCCTGTCGCCAAACTGTAAACTATTAACTATTTTAGCGCAAATATTCTGACTGATGAACAAAGTAGTAGCCAACGCAGACGAAGCAATAAAAGACATAGAATCGGGCATGACCCTGATGCTGGGCGGCTTTGGTTTATGTGGTATTCCTGAGAATTGTATTGCTGCCCTGGTACGCAAGGGAGTGAATAACCTTACTTGTATCTCTAACAATGCAGGAGTAGATGATTTCGGTATAGGGCTGATGCTGCAAACAAAGCAGGTAAAGAAAATGATATCATCCTATGTAGGTGAAAATGAGGAATTTGAGCGCCAGCTATTGAGTGGCGAGCTTGAAGTAGACCTGGTACCACAAGGCACACTTGCCACACGTTGCATGGCTGCCGGGTACGGCATGCCAGCCGTTTACCTGCTGGCAGGTGTAGGTACAGAAGCGGCAGAAGGAAAAGAAACCCGCACTTTCAACGGCAAAGAATACCTGCTGGAAGAAGCCTTCGATTCAGACTTTGCTATAGTAAAAGCATGGAAAGGCGATACTATGGGCAACCTGATATACAAGGATACTGCCCGCAATTTTAACCCTATGATGGCTATGGCCGGCAAAATTACCATTGCCGAGGTTGAAGAACTGGTAGAACCAGGCGAACTGGATCCGAATTTTATCCATACCCCCGGCATATATGTGCATCGCATCTTCCAGGGATCGAATTATGAGAAACGTATTGAGCAACGCACAACAAGAAAAAGAAATTAAACATGGGACTAAATAAAGAGCAGATAGCTCAGAGAATAGCCAAAGAACTGAAAGATGGTTTCTATGTAAACCTGGGCATTGGCATACCTACTCTGGTAGCCAACTACATACCCGATGGTGTAAATGTAGTATTGCAAAGTGAGAATGGGTTACTGGGTATGGGACCTTTCCCTTTTGAAGGAGCGGAAGATGCCGACCTGATAAACGCGGGGAAGCAAACTATTACTACATTACCCGGGTCAGCAATTTTTGATAGTGCTATGAGCTTTGGTATGATACGTGCGGGCAAAGTGCACCTGACCGTACTGGGCGCTATGGAAGTAGCTGACAACGGGGATATAGCCAACTGGAAAATACCCGGTAAAATGGTGAAAGGTATGGGTGGCGCTATGGACCTTGTAGCAGCCGCAAAGAACATTATTGTAGCCATGCAACACACCAACAGGGCCGGGGAAAGCAAGCTGCTGAAGAAGTGTACGCTGCCCCTTACCGGTGTGAATTGCATCACAAAAGTGGTTACCGACCTAGGAGTATTTGACATTACAGAAGATGGCTTTGTGTGTATTGAATATGCACCGGGAGTAACCATTGAAGAGATAAAGGCCAAAACCGAAGGCCGCCTTACAATAGCCGATGATGTGAAAGAGATACAGTTGTAAGCTAAAAACAATAAATGTCTGATTATATATTATACCACAAGCCAAATTGCAGTACCAGCCTCTCCACTCTGAAAATGCTCAAAGATCACGGCGTAAGACCTGAACTGAGGCTTTACCTCGAAGATCCACCAACGCAAAAAGAACTGGCGGAACTGATGAAAAAACTAGGCTGCAAACCCATAGAGCTGGTGCGCACGAAAGAGCCTTTGTACAAGGAAAATTATGCGGACAAAAAGCTTACTAAAAAAGAGTGGCTGAAGATACTTGCCGAACACCCCATACTTATAGAAAGACCCATACTCATTAAAGGAGACAAGGCCATATTAGGCAGGCCACCTGAGAAGGTTCTGGAGCTGTTATAACATTTCTTTGTTTCGCATTCGGGTATAGTTTTCGTATTTTTAAAGGATAGCCTGAATATCCTTTAAATGAGGTTAAGCCGTTACATATTATGTTTCCTCCTTTTTTTGTTTGCAGCTGCACACGCGCAGGCACAGCGTACCACAGAAAAAGAACTGGTATATGATATACTTACCTACCTGCAAACGGGCGATGACTCAGCATACGCTTCACTTTTCCCTACCTATAAGTTAATAGCTGAGGTGGCTTTTGCCTTTCAGCCCAAAGACAGTTTTCAGCAGGAACGCATATACAGGATACGCAACAATATGCGCCATATAAAGAAGTTTGACCCTGAAATGAACCCTAAGATCATCGATATGATGAATTTTGTCAGGCAGAAAGGAGCAGACTCAGGTGTGCATTGGGGTGATATCCTAATAGCAAAATTTGAATTGGATAAACAACGATTGCCATACGAACTGATCGGGTTTGAACTAATAGCGCCTATACGTTTACAAGGATATATTTTCATTCGGGACATGCTTACACGCAAGCGATATGGTATTGCCATACGTGATATATTCCTCATTAACGACAAATGGTATGGAGGCACAATACTCAATATTCTTGAAGCCAGCAGCGCAATAGAATATGAAGAATCGCTGGCCATAGAAAGTAAAGAACTGGAACGGTTGATGCGGGCCAAAGAACTGGGGCTGCTGGATAGCATACTGGCTGCCAGGGACAGCATCAGGAAGAACAAATTATATCCCGGAGGGGCTTCGGCTTACGATGAAGATGAAGAAGATAAACCACAGACCTTTTACAAAGACATCATCGAACGGAGGCTATACACAGGATATTTTGACAAGAATATTCCAGTAGAACTGTATATGCGCGCATTGAAGGGTAGCTGCCCGGAAACGATATGTTCCTGGGAAGCCATGTATAAATTCGGCGACCTGGATGACTATATTATGCTGGAGGTAGAGCTGAAACCTGACGGAACTTTTGTATTATCAGAAGAAGAGCTGGGTGTTATGGAACTGAAGCTACAAGGCACCACTTTTACAGGTACATGGACATCTGTAAGAGACAAAACAGAATATGAAGCCTACCTGAAACAAAAAGAAGAAATAAAAGACCGTAAACTTTTCAAGCTGGATAAGACCTTTGAAGAATTGCTATGGAAATAGCAGTTGGTACCAACCATAAGAATTTATTTATACGCCTATTGGCAACTGTTTCCTGTCCGCATCGTTACATCTTGTACCTTTATTACCTACACAATACGATATTATGCAACAACCTGCGATAAAGACATTGGGCGAACTGAAGCGATCAGGCTATTCATTCAAAACGGTAAAGGAAGAGGTCAGAGAGAACCTCATCAAAGCAATACAGGATAAAACAGAAGTTTTTAAAGGTGTGCTGGGTTATGAAGATACTGTGATACCGGATGTGGAAAGGGCCATATTATCCCGCCATAATATCCTGTTCCTAGGGCTAAGGGGACAGGCCAAGACACGCTTGGCGCGCGAAATGACTAACCTGCTGGATGAGTGGATACCCGTGGTAGATGGAAGCGAGATAAACGACAATCCTTTCGCGCCGATATCTATATATGCGCGTGAACTTATAGCGGAAAAAGGAGATGACACACCTATTGGCTGGCTGCACCGCAGCGACAGGTACGGAGAGAAACTGGCGACACCTGATGTGTCCGTAGCTGACCTGATAGGCGATGTAGACCCGATAAAAGCAGCCAACCTGCGACTGAGCTTTGCAGATGAAAGGGTGTTACATTATGGTATCATACCACGCTCACACAGGGGTATATTCGTGATCAACGAGCTGCCTGACCTGCAGGCAAGGATACAGGTATCGCTCTTCAACATACTACAGGAAGGAGATATACAGATACGCGGTTTTAAACTGCGCCTGCCGCTGGACATACTATTTATTTTTACGGCCAACCCCGAAGACTATACCAACAGGGGCAGCATCGTAACACCACTAAAGGACAGGATAGAAAGCCAGATCGTGACGCACTATCCAAGGACGGTAGAAATATCAAAAGCTATTACCGAACAGGAGGCTGATATTACTGATGAACAGGCAGCTAAGGTAAGCATGCCCGATATGTGCCAACTGCTGATAGAGCAGATAGCTATGGAGGCACGCAAAAGCGAATACGTAGACCAGAAAAGCGGGGTCTCAGCCAGGCTGACCATATCGGCTTATGAGAACCTGGTGAGCACTGCTGAGCGCAGGGCACTACTGAATGGTGATGGCACCACACAGGCACGCATAGCCGATTTTACAGGCGTGATACCCTCAATAACCGGGAAAATAGAGTTGGTGTACGAAGGTGAACAGGAAGGCCCAACTAATGTGGCCTACAGTCTGCTGGGCAAAGCCATCCGCAGCTTGTTTATCACTTACTTCCCCGACCCGCAATCGTTCAAAAAAGCGGGACGTAATCCTGAAACAGCCAAAGCAAGGTCTAACCCTTACCAGCCTATTATTGACTGGTTTGGCAAAGGGAATGATATCATGCTACCTAACGACTGCAGCGACGAACAATACCGCAATGCATTGTATAAAGTAGACGGCTTATACGGCGCGGTGAAAAAGTACTACCCCAAAGCCGACGAGGTACAGACCTCCCTGCTGATGGAGTTTCTGCTGCATGGGCTGGCAGAGTTCTCACTCATCAGCAAACAAGGAGTAGAGACGGGTGGCTATAGTTTTGGCGACATACTGGGTAGCATGATGAACATGAGCTTTGGCGGTGATGATGACAGTAGCGAAGAATATTAAAGCCACATTGACATAATTGCTTAATGTTATCATAATGTAAAATTGCAATAGTAATTTCATGTGCCGAAATGGTGTTTTGCCAGTAAACATGCGTCTTTCAGGGTATTACTTGCCAGTACTGAGCAATCAGGGCAGGATAACGTTGTGCGAAATTGGTACAGTTTTTGACTATTCTTGAGCAATTGAATAACATACATAAAGAGGACAATACCCATGAAAGATATTAGTTCAGAAGTAAAGTACAACACATCGCGGAGCGGAGGAAAAGGCGGACAGAACGTCAACAAGGTAGAAACGGCAGTAGAAGCCATCTGGAATGTTGATGACTCAAAACTATTTACCCCTGAAGAAAAGATATTGATACTGGACAAGTTGATGAAGCGTATCAATAAAGATTGCAACCTGGTGGTGAAGAGCAGTGAGACCCGCTCTCAACTGGAGAACAAAGAGATAGCACTGAAGAAAATGACGGAGCTGGTAGAGAAAGCATTGCTGCGACCTAAAAAGCGTAAAGCCACCAAACTGCCCAACGCCATCAAAGAGCGCCGCAAAGAATCAAAACGCCGCGACTCACTGAAAAAACAACTCAGAAAGCACGACTGGGCGGATTAATCCACAACATTCATCCGCTTGGTACTCTGGTTTCTGCCATTGGTCAGTCTCAGGAAGTAAACACCCGGCGGCAGGTCACCTCTTTGCAGCGTTACGCTGTGTTTTCCTTTATCCATCTGCTTTTGAACCGGTGTTTGTAAAAGCCTGCCATTTACATCAAATAGTTGGAGTGTTACATTACCACCGTCAGAACCGAAGGTCACGGTAGTAGTGCTGCGGAATGGATTAGGATAGTTTTGGCCCAGTATCTCGTCGCTGCCAGAGACCGTGGTCTCGTCAATATTATTGGTTTTCTGGAAGATCGGCTGAACAGCGTATTGTTTCATCAGTACTTTGTTCATTGTTTGTGTATCTATCTGGAACCAGTCGGCCAGAACAGCAGCATATACCGTGCGATAGTCTATCTGTAGTGGCAGGTTATCGCCCACAGCTGCATTTTTAGGCAATGTAGGGTTAGTGCCTATCAATCCGGGGTTCACGTATTTGCTGAATACCATTACCGGGGCAGTAGTACCGTGGTCAGTACCACCACTCGCGTTCGACTTGATCCTACGACCGAATTCAGAGAAGGTCATTGCGGCCACTCGCTCTTCGAAATTCAATAGCTTGGCTTCATCAAAAAACGCCTCTACTGCATTTGATATATAACCCAGCAGGTCGGCATGGTTACCCACGGTCGTATCCGTAGCATCTGTCTGTTGCGAGTGTGTATCAAAGCTGCCCAGGTTCACAATGTATATCGGCGTTTTCAATCCTCCTGCTATCAGGCGTGAAACAATTTTCAACTGGTCGCCCAGCCTGTTACCTGTCTGCCACTTGTTAGAGATATTGTTCGCGTTTTGAGCAGCAGCCTGTATCACTTTGGTATAAGTTTCTGTTTGCTGCTTGATGTACCGGATAAATGAAAGTTCATGCCCGGCAGGCGTGTTGGGTGCAGGGTCTACCGTTCCGTTTATAATATTGTAAAAACTATCAATACTTGCTATGGACATACCCAGGTTGACATTAGCTCCCTGCACAAGGTTAGATACTCCTGAACCTATCTGTATAGCCAGCGGATCAGGCATGGTGGTATTAGGATAATTGACGGGATAACCTGGATATGCTTCATCCAGGTGCCTCCCCAGCCAGCCTGTATCTACATACTGGTTTGAGTCGGAGCCGGACATCCATATATCGGTAGCCCTGAAATGCGAAAAGTTAGGGTCGGGATAACCAACACTCTGACAAATGTTCACGTAACCATTGTTATACAAGTCCCTTATGCCTGTCATTGCAGGATGCAGCCCGGTATCTATCGTATTATTCAGTGCCAGTACCTTGTTTTGGGGTATGAGTATATTACTCCTTGCTGCGGAGAGTTCAGAATATTTATCCAACGGGATGACCATATTCAGGCCATCATTACCACCATTCAGTTGAATCATCACCAACACCCTTCCATTGGCAGCTGTTTGTTTAGCCAGCAATTCCAATAACGGATTCCTGGCATATGCACCGATTGGTGTGCCGTTTATCATATAAGCAAGCGTGGCTGCCTGCGATACTTTCAAAAAGTCCCTGCGTTTCATCTGTAGCAGTTTTTAATGATCAACATAAATTGTGTTCAGCCAAATGTGTCAGTTCCGTCAGCAGGCTCACTAACCTGGTCTTCACAATATTGGTGTTGGTAGTGTTGGGGTTAGAGATATATGTGGCCCAGGCATTGCTCCAGTAGTAATCCTGCGTTTGTCCTGTCAGCAAGGTGCTTATCTTGTAAGTGTCCTTAAGTGTCTTGGACAAGCCCAGCCCCAACAACAGGTCGGTATAGAAATCTATCAGCAAGTTAGGATCTGCCGGGCTGTAGAATTTCTTCGCAAGCCACATGGGGTCTATCTTAATAGCGGTACCTGTACCTGCAGAAAAACCTGAGTTGAGCATCATATCCATAAACTGCATGCGTCGTGGCATGGTGGTGGAGTTGATCCATTTCTCGTAATAATCAGGCTCCTGGTAAAAGGCTGGCCAGCCGGCAACGTTAGGTGGCAGGTTCGGCTCTAGCCCCAGTTGCGACATATAGCTGCGCAGATAGTTGTATACTTTATATTCATTATCAGAGCGCCAGCCTGAAGGCAACTGTATATCAAACGTACGGAATGTACCCACCACATAATCTATTGGTGTTCGTATAAAACAATCCCTGCTCAATACGTCAAAGAAATGCTCACTCTTCAGCAACTTATTCAGTACAGGTTTTATTTCCCAACCCGTACTCATCATAAGCGACGCCAGTGGCAATATTACCGTACTCTCGGTGGTCTGGTCTATATCATAGTATACGAAGAAACGGTACAGCTTACGAACAATGAATTTGGCTACTTCGAACTTTGAAAAGATCATGTCTATCAGTTCATCTGTTTCCTGCGCACCGGCTGACCCTGTCTTACCCGTAATCACTTTGTTGTTGAAGAAAGACGAGAACTGCTTATCTGATGTTTCGTGCAGTGTTGAGCTGAAATAACTTGACCAGTCAGTTGTTTTATATCGCCAACCTGTAAGTATTTTGGCAGACGCTTTAATATCGTCTTCTGTGTATATAGGTGTGTAATTCTTACCCAACGTGAATAACTCAAACAGCTCACGCGCATAGTTCTCATCAGGTGCTGTTTTGGTGTTCAGGTAACCATTAAGGTACCGCAGCATAGCCGGGTCTTTGGTAATGGCGGTTACCAGTGTTTTGAAATTACCTAGTGCATTGTTACGCAATATCATGTGGTGATTGTACATCATGTGGGCGTAAGCCACCACTGTATATTCTGTTGCAAAATGGTTATGCCAGAAGAAGGTCATCTTTTCCGTTATCCTTCTCTCCGGCTGGTATATCATCCTGCCTATCCACCAGTTGGTCATAGACAAACGACGAAAACTGTTTACCGTACTATCTCCGTAAGGAGCAGTTACCCAGGTATCATCGAGTGCTACTCCTGTGGGGTCAAAGTAAGACGAAGTATTGTAGTTATTTACAGGCGGGGCGGGCGTTGTTTGTGCTGACAACAATTCATCTACAGCTTGCACCATGGTCTTGGTTCGCAATGCTACCACGTCTTCATATTTGACACCGAACATGGTACGCCTGAGCAGATGAATGATTTCTTTATCCGTCCATTGCCCGGTGTATTCATTCAGCGAGCCTGTTGTTTTGCTTAATCCCCGGGGAAGTTCTTTGTTGGCATACTTCTCATATATAGGATCATTGCCTGCAACAGTTGTAGCCTGATCCGCTTTTGTCGCTATCATTTCTTCGAAGAATTCGCGACGGCTGACTTTGCCCATAGTCTTGTATTTATGACGTAATGACTGGTAAAAAGGTCTATGGTTTAATGAAAAGTTAAACCTAATCTTGATCATTTCATAGTACCTGTTATCATTTTTAACCTGCTTATAATCAGTCAAATAAGAACTATTGACGCAACTATTTGATTATTAATATAATATCTTTTCTACAATTCTTGTACGGTATTCTGCAGCCACTGTTCCGATGGATGATATTTCCTCTTAATAAATAAAAGAAGTAAGTTTAAACAGACATAAAACATAGCATGCAGAAACTATTTTCTTTTGTTTTTACCTGGCTTATATTCCCTTTGTCTTTATCTGCGCAATACAAACAGGTAGTAAAAGGCAGCGTTACCGATAAAGAATCAAGAATACCCCTGATAGGTGTTACTATCGTAATTACAGATGTTGAACCGCATATGGGCACAGTGACCGATGACCAGGGGAGGTTTATCCTTAAAGAAGTACCTGTTGGCAAACATACTTTACAAGCTTCGTACCTGGGCTATGGCAGATCCACACTGAATGGCATACTTGTCACCTCTGCCAAAGAGACTATTCTTAATATTGAAATGGAAGAGTCTGCCAGTAAGATGGATGAAGTGATCATATCAGACAGGCGCGACCATATCAATGAAATGGCACTGGTAAGTACTAAGACCTTCGATGTACAGGAAACGGAAAGATATGCCGGCAGCCGCGCCGACCCTGCCCGTATGGCCTCAAACTTTGCCGGCGTAGTGGGTGCTGATGACTCGCGTAATGATATCGTCATCAGGGGTAACTCTCCGCAGGGCGTGTTGTGGCGGCTGGAAGATATAGATATACCGAATCCTAACCACTTTGCTGTTTCAGGTACAACAGGCGGACCTGTTTCTATGCTGAATAGTAAAACACTAGCCAACAGTGATTTCTTCATGGGTGCATTCCCTTCAGAATATGGTAATTCTACCGCAGGTGTATTTGACCTGAAAATGCGAAATGGTAATACAGACCGGCACGAACTGACCGGGCAAATAGGTTTGCTGGGTACTGAGCTTGCAGCCGAAGGGCCCATATCCAGGAAAAGCAGGTCTTCCTATCTTGTTACTTACCGATACTCTACGCTAAAGCTATTTGAAGGGCTGCACATCAAGATAGGTACCAATTCAGTTCCCAATTACCAGGATGCTGCAGTTAAACTTAACTTCCCGATGGGCAAAAAAGCCAACCTTTCTATATTCGGCATTGGTGGTCTGAGCAAGATCGACCTGATCGTCAGCAACCAGACAGAACAACCAGAAGAGCTATATGGCGAGTCGGACCGCGACCAGTATTTTGGCAGCAACACAGGCATCATCGGCAGCTCCTTCAGCTACATCATCAATTCATCCACTTACACCAAACTAACTGTGGCTGAAACATCTTCAGATATCAATGCAACACACTACAAAGTATTCAGGGATAATAACTTCCAGGTAGATTCTCTCAAATACATACTTGGTTATCGCTTTGTAAAAAACACCACTGTAGCACACTGGTACATCAATAAAAAAATATCAAACAGGCATACTATTAAGGCAGGTATCATCAACAACTATTACCACCTGAATTTTGTTGACAGCAGTCGCCAATATCCTCCCACTTTACAGACATGGGAACACAGGCTTAATTTTGTTGGCGGAACTGACCTGTTACAAGGTTACATCCAATACAAATACCGCCCGAGCAATGCACTTACATTCACTGCCGGCATACACGCACAATACCTTACACATAATGGCTCGAAAGCATTAGAGCCCCGTGTGGCCATGAAATACATGATGAATTCAAACAATAATTTCACTCTTGGCTACGGCCTGCACAGCCAGTTGCAACCTATGTACCAGTACTTTGCAGTATTACCTGCCAACCCTGCCGGATCTATGCATAATTACGATGTAGGTTTTACACGCAGTCATCATACAGTAGCCGGATATGAACATATCTTTTCACGTACTGTCAGGTTACGCTCCGAAGCATATTACCAGTACCTGTTCAATGTACCCATTGAAAAAAGAGCAGGTTCCTCTTTCAGCGGACTGAACCAGGGTAGCTCTTTCAGCAGACTGTTTCCCGATACTTTGGTCAATGCCGGTACAGGGTATAATTACGGCATGGAGTTGACGCTTGAAAAAAGCTTTGCAAAGAATTATTATATACTACTCTCAGGATCCGTGTTCGATTCAAAAGCTAAAGGTAATGATGGTGTATACCGCAACACGGATTATAACAGCAGGTTTGCCCTTAATATGTTGACAGGATATGAATACAAACTGGGAAAGAACAGCACCTTACTGACGGGACTAAAAATAACCTATGCTGGCGGAAGAAGATATTCGCCGCCGGATGTAGCAGCATCTAATTCCATTGGCGACCTGGTGGTTGTCGACTCACTGAGAAATACCCTGCAGTTCAAAAACTATTTCAGAACAGACATTAAACTTGGTGTACGTATCAACGCCAAAAAACTAACGCACGAAATAGCAGTTGATCTTATTAATATTTTCGGCACAAAAAACGTACTGTCACAAACCTACAACTTCGACCTTGCAGCACAGGGATCTTATCCTTTTATCACCCAATACCAACTAGGCTTTTTACCATTGTTCTATTATCGGGTGGATATTGGTATCAAACATAAATAAAGAAGGCGCTCTTAAGAGCGCCTTCTTTATTTATATGGTCAACCTACTACTTTTTACCTTTAATCAGTTCTTTTATCTGGGTAGCAAACGGATTCTTCGCATCCAGTTGCAGTACCAGGTCGCAGTACTTTCTTGTATTTTCCCAATCTTCTTTATAATAGTAGCAAGCTGTCAGGTACTGATATGCAAACTGCAGGTCCCTGTCAGACTTCTTTGCACCTTCAACATCCAGGTCCAGCCATTGCTCAAAATATGGTGCGGCAATACCCTCTTTACCTTCAGAATCCTGTGCTGCCTTTACGCGGCCTCTCCAGTAATAACCTGACGGCTGGTCAGGAAATTTAGCTATCATTGAACCATAAATTGTATCGGCCTTTATTAACATAGCAGTCGTATCAACATCCGGCATGTTAGCTGCCAGATAATAGCTGTAACCACCCCAGAAGTAATCAGTCGGTGTTGCCTTATCCTCATAGTCTTTATATATCTTCTCATACCACTGCCCTGCATTATTCCAGCTTTTCAGCGTCCTGAACGACTCAGCAATTTCGCGGTAAGTACTTACTTTATTATCAGTGCTATCCATGCTCAGCGCTTTGTTGAAAGCAATGTTTGCTGAATCGCCCATGTTATTGCGCAGGTAGGCACGGCCCAGTGTCAGGTAATCAAGCGTGTACAATTTCTTCGGGTCCTGCTTAGCGAAATATGAGCGCAGGTTCTCCAGAGATTTTACACCACTGATAGAATCTTTATCTTCCAGGTAAGCATATCCCAGTATACCATAGA encodes the following:
- the arfB gene encoding aminoacyl-tRNA hydrolase, whose protein sequence is MKDISSEVKYNTSRSGGKGGQNVNKVETAVEAIWNVDDSKLFTPEEKILILDKLMKRINKDCNLVVKSSETRSQLENKEIALKKMTELVEKALLRPKKRKATKLPNAIKERRKESKRRDSLKKQLRKHDWAD
- a CDS encoding sigma 54-interacting transcriptional regulator, yielding MQQPAIKTLGELKRSGYSFKTVKEEVRENLIKAIQDKTEVFKGVLGYEDTVIPDVERAILSRHNILFLGLRGQAKTRLAREMTNLLDEWIPVVDGSEINDNPFAPISIYARELIAEKGDDTPIGWLHRSDRYGEKLATPDVSVADLIGDVDPIKAANLRLSFADERVLHYGIIPRSHRGIFVINELPDLQARIQVSLFNILQEGDIQIRGFKLRLPLDILFIFTANPEDYTNRGSIVTPLKDRIESQIVTHYPRTVEISKAITEQEADITDEQAAKVSMPDMCQLLIEQIAMEARKSEYVDQKSGVSARLTISAYENLVSTAERRALLNGDGTTQARIADFTGVIPSITGKIELVYEGEQEGPTNVAYSLLGKAIRSLFITYFPDPQSFKKAGRNPETAKARSNPYQPIIDWFGKGNDIMLPNDCSDEQYRNALYKVDGLYGAVKKYYPKADEVQTSLLMEFLLHGLAEFSLISKQGVETGGYSFGDILGSMMNMSFGGDDDSSEEY
- a CDS encoding CoA transferase subunit A translates to MMNKVVANADEAIKDIESGMTLMLGGFGLCGIPENCIAALVRKGVNNLTCISNNAGVDDFGIGLMLQTKQVKKMISSYVGENEEFERQLLSGELEVDLVPQGTLATRCMAAGYGMPAVYLLAGVGTEAAEGKETRTFNGKEYLLEEAFDSDFAIVKAWKGDTMGNLIYKDTARNFNPMMAMAGKITIAEVEELVEPGELDPNFIHTPGIYVHRIFQGSNYEKRIEQRTTRKRN
- a CDS encoding CoA transferase subunit B; translation: MGLNKEQIAQRIAKELKDGFYVNLGIGIPTLVANYIPDGVNVVLQSENGLLGMGPFPFEGAEDADLINAGKQTITTLPGSAIFDSAMSFGMIRAGKVHLTVLGAMEVADNGDIANWKIPGKMVKGMGGAMDLVAAAKNIIVAMQHTNRAGESKLLKKCTLPLTGVNCITKVVTDLGVFDITEDGFVCIEYAPGVTIEEIKAKTEGRLTIADDVKEIQL
- the arsC gene encoding arsenate reductase (glutaredoxin) (This arsenate reductase requires both glutathione and glutaredoxin to convert arsenate to arsenite, after which the efflux transporter formed by ArsA and ArsB can extrude the arsenite from the cell, providing resistance.), which codes for MSDYILYHKPNCSTSLSTLKMLKDHGVRPELRLYLEDPPTQKELAELMKKLGCKPIELVRTKEPLYKENYADKKLTKKEWLKILAEHPILIERPILIKGDKAILGRPPEKVLELL
- a CDS encoding PKD domain-containing protein codes for the protein MIRYTWILLIALTFVLVATGCQNQKSNVIPEKETKEEEGDGTTPPYDFTWSDETVSDRTITFTSNVTDKKLLWDFGDGSTSAELKPAHQYNKKGFYTISLTVDGDTANTVTREIGVGYPIYFGYTGLLLVGEKIVFEPKQSFGTIPEGTKFLWSFGDGQTSEEPAPVHIYKDTGLYNLSLKINNNYNASGYYQIQISGRPVNAENIAGTRTFKFTHIVKGGGYDTTYQLPDQAVNIQYINPLTIHLAKIPGCNAPETDLTYNKKLSSNTVHVYSYQQDYTEMKVYYDYVADTVMIYDRFTYVGPNSSGGVVIYYDNIGRDH
- a CDS encoding DUF1501 domain-containing protein, with the translated sequence MKRRDFLKVSQAATLAYMINGTPIGAYARNPLLELLAKQTAANGRVLVMIQLNGGNDGLNMVIPLDKYSELSAARSNILIPQNKVLALNNTIDTGLHPAMTGIRDLYNNGYVNICQSVGYPDPNFSHFRATDIWMSGSDSNQYVDTGWLGRHLDEAYPGYPVNYPNTTMPDPLAIQIGSGVSNLVQGANVNLGMSIASIDSFYNIINGTVDPAPNTPAGHELSFIRYIKQQTETYTKVIQAAAQNANNISNKWQTGNRLGDQLKIVSRLIAGGLKTPIYIVNLGSFDTHSQQTDATDTTVGNHADLLGYISNAVEAFFDEAKLLNFEERVAAMTFSEFGRRIKSNASGGTDHGTTAPVMVFSKYVNPGLIGTNPTLPKNAAVGDNLPLQIDYRTVYAAVLADWFQIDTQTMNKVLMKQYAVQPIFQKTNNIDETTVSGSDEILGQNYPNPFRSTTTVTFGSDGGNVTLQLFDVNGRLLQTPVQKQMDKGKHSVTLQRGDLPPGVYFLRLTNGRNQSTKRMNVVD